The stretch of DNA CAGTCATAGGTTTCATGCGAGCGGACGTATTGGGCCAGCCAATACTTGTCCATGACCTCATCGAAGCGAACGCCCTTCGTGTCCATCGCCGTCACGATGTCCGGGACGCCCGTCGTGTTGTCCACGCGGATGACGTAGGGCGTGTTTTCCTTGAGCGGCAGCATCAAGGCGATGGCGACTACCAGCAGCACCACGCACACCACGGCGAACGTCGCAATCGTCCAGGCGCGGCGCTCCGACTTCTCGACCAGGAGCACGCGCGATGCTTCCCAATTCAAAGCCGCCTCGTGCAGCTTCTCGCCCTTGCTCTTTTCCGGCTCCGCACTCGGTGCCGGTTCAGTCGCGCGGTTCTTGCGTCCGAACATGATTACTCCCCTTCTCGTTGATTGACTGGAGCCGCTGCGGGCGGCACCTGCTTGTTGATCTGGACTCGCGGCTTGCCTTCGAGCGAAGGCACGACCGGAGGACGCGCGTTCGTGGCGCAGCCCGCGAGGGCGGCGGCGAACAGAAGAACGACAGATACCCGTTTCATGTTGGTGTCCCTAAGTGAAATGAATCGGCACGCCAGAATATACCATATTCACAACCAAAGTGCCCTATTTTGGTTGCGCGAAGACGAAAAAAAGCCGCCCTGTTTCGGTGAAAACAGGGCGGCCGTTGGTGGCCGCCGTGGCCTCTTACTGCTTCACCGTGCCGCCCGAGGCGCGGCCCCAGTTCTTGCCCATGTTCTGCATCACATGCTGGCGATAGGCCGGGTTCCACATCGTGTTGCCGGCCACCAGATGGTTGGCCCGGCGAGCCGTGACCATCATCCCGGACTGCATATCGCGGCGCGTCGTCATCGGGTTCACCATGTTGCCGACGCCCTTCGCACCACGCAGACCACCCGTGACGGGCATCGCCAAATGGCGAATGCCCATCGCTGCCATCGAGACGCCACCGGCAAGGCCGGAGGCTATGCCGCCTGCCTGCAAGATGATCCACACCAGGACGCCCGTCAGCGCGCCGATTTGCAGCGCCGCGAACATCGGGTTCGAGTCGCCGCTACCGGAGAAGTCCGCGCCCGCGATGAAGGCGTCGTATGCCCGCATGGCAAACGTCATGATGATTGCCATGATGACGATGGTCAGGATGTAGTTCATCGCCTGCCCAAACCAGGAATCGAAGAACTTCGCCGTGGCCGGGAACATCAAGGCCAGGATGAACAGCGGCCCCAGGGCGAACACAATCGCCAGCGAGAACTTGGCGACGATGACCACCGCGCCGCCGAGCATCGACACCAGGACGGTGCCGAGCGCCACGACCACGCCGGCAATGGCCCAGCCGAGCACAGCGCCGAAGTTCCAGCCGGCCTCGTCGGCCTTCTGGAAGCACTGCGCGACGATTTCCAGCCCTTTGCCCAGGGACTGGTCGAGCACCTGATAGATGTTCGCGGCGGGCGGCCCGCCCGACGTGTTCATCGCGTCAGCCAAGCCCGTTTCCAGGCCGTTGAGCGCGCCCATCACCCCGTTGGCGTATCCGTCCACCGTGAGCGCAAAGGCCGCGATGATGACGATCTTCACGCACTGCTTGACGAACGTCCAAAACGGCGACTCAATCGCGCCCGTGCTGATGGCGTAGCCGGTCAGCACGATGTAGAGCGTCACGCCAGTGATGGCGATCATTTGCAGCGCGTACATCAAGTTCGTGGCGGCCGGTGTCACGAACGCATTGGTAGCGTTCTGCACTGTCTCGCCGATGAACTGAAAAACCATCGGGTCCATAAGTCACCGTCCTATTTGTTGTTGCCCTCGGTCTTGGCCGGAGCGGCCGAAGACGGAGCGGAAAGAGGCGCTACCTTGATCGCCCCGCCGCGTGCGCTCCAGGTCGAAGACGAATCGGCGCGGCTGGCGTTGACGCAGTTGGGCGTTGCGGCCAGCTCGCCAGGGTTCGACTTGCACTTGGCGAGCTGCGCTTCGCGCTCGGCCTTGTGCTCCTTGAACCACTCGACCGTTTGCACGACCTCCTGCGGCTTGTCTTCCTTGCAGCCGGCCAGGGCCAGGGCCGCGACTGCTGCAAGCATCATCACTACGTTTTTCTTCATCGGTCACTCTCCTATCGTTGGTGACGGGGCCGAGCTGGCCAGGTCGAAAAGTTGTCACCAAAGGATGGTGACGCAAGACGCCGGCGAGATCCTCGCCGGCGTCACCATTGCCATTACGGCGTGCCGAACGTGATCGGCGTTGCCTGAATGCCCTTGCGGGCCGCCCAGGTGCGGGCCTGCAATTCACGCTGCTGCTGCTGCTGAATCTTGTCCTCGGCCTGGGCCACCATCGCGTAAAGCTGGAGCTTCGTTTGCTCGTTCTGGATCATTGCCTGTTCGGCGGCGATCCGGCCTTGCAGCTCGGCGATGGCCTTCGGGTCGGGCGTGTCGTTGATCTTCGCCATGAGGCTGTCAATCTGGTTGAGCCGCGACTTCGCCTTGTCGTAGGCATCCAGGGCGAAAGCCTGATCCTGGGCCGACTTCACGGCCCGCGCCTCGCACAGCTTCTTCTGGTCGCTGACCGTGATGTGCGCGCACGAGTCGAAAATCTTCGACTGCGAGTAGATCGAGGCCGCCCGGCCGCTCAGGCCGGCATAGCCGCCCGTTTTCACCGAGTCATAGACGCCTTGCCAGTCACTCGGCAGGTAATCGCGCAGCGCCGGGTTGTTCAGGATATTGCCCAGGCCGCGAGAGCCAGTCAGGGACTGGTACTGCTGTTTCATCTGGTCGATTTGGCTAACCATTTGGTCATATTGCATCTTCCACTTCGCCATCGTCTCGATTTGTTGCTGGATGCTGTTGGCGATGGAAGCGCCATCCGTTACCGGGATTTGCGCGCTGGCCGCGCCCGCCATCGTGATGGCGAGCGCAGCGACAAGAGCCTTCATCTTCATGATTTCACCTTTCTTGCTGCTTAGAGGACGCCACCCGTGCCTTGCGGCGCTGGTGGAACACGGGAACCCACACTTCCGGGTCATCGCCGACTTCGGCGAGAATTTCATCGAGCAGTTCGACGTTATCGGAGCTGCCCGACAAAATGGCGAGTTCATCGCCGAAGCTAATTACCGTGTTCCCGTCAGCGTCCTTAACGTCGCTCAGATCGAAGCGGCCGATCATCGACTGATGGCCTTGCTTCACCAGGAACATGCGGCTTTCTTCACCCATCGTCTTGATGATTTCAAACTCCGAGGGCGTGCATTTGAAGCCCTCGGTGTATTCGGTGAAGTCCGCCTTCGGGTTAGGCAGGTAGATTTCCGTCGCCACCTGTTGCACCAGGGACGCGGCAATCTTCGACTTCAACATGCTGCTAGGCATTTGCGTAGCGAACACGCCGAGGCCGTTTTGCTTGCGAATGGTCAATTGCTTGTCGCCCGCGAAGTCCGCGAACGCCTCGGCATCGACCCACTTCCAAGCCTCGTCCATGAAATAGACGAAGCGGCGGCCGTCGATGACCGAATCCATGCGATGCAGCAGGTACATGGAAATCGGCGTCCGCACGTCGTTGTTGTCCAGGAAGTGCGTGCCGTCGAAGCCATAGTTCGCGTGCGTGGTGAAGTCGATGAGGTCGGTCGCGTTGTCCAGCACCCACCAGAACGGGCCACGCTTGCCGTGGCCGTCATCGACGCACCACCGCGCGAGGCGCTTCGCCACGCTGTTTTCGCGGTCTTCCTTGTCGGTGCCCTCGGTGATGTTCTGCAACACCACCGACAGCCGGCGAATCTCCTTCGGCATCTTCATGACGGTTCGCACCGCATGACTGATGCGCGCATCGTCCGCCGTGGTGACGCGCTCGCCACCGGCCGACACCAGGACGCGAATCAGCTTCTCCAGGAACAGGATGTTCGTCTCGTTGGCTTCCATCTGGAACGGATTGAAGCCGGTCGGCTGGCCGTTCCTGACGGCCAGATACTTGCCGCCGATGGCGCGAATCAGCAGCTCCGCGCCGCGATCCTTGTCGAAGAACACCGTCGTGAAGCCGACAGGCGAGCGCGGCTTGTATTTCTGCGACTGGCACAGAAGCATGTTCAGCAGCACCGTCTTACCCGCACCGGACTGGCCGATGACGCGGGTATTGCCGAGCACCTTCTTGTCGAAGGCGTCTTCGTCGCCCTTCGAGTAGTGGAAGTTGAAATACAGCGGCTGGCCCGAAGGCGTCTTGAACAGCGTCACGGCCTGCCCCCACGGGTTGCCGTCGCGCTTGCCCGCGCGGAAGTTGTGGAAGCTGCACAGGCCCGCAAAGTTCTTGCTGGTCAGGCCGGCCACGCGCGGCCGGTACGACCAATTGCAAGGCAATTGCGCGTAGAAAGCCGAGTCGGTCGCCGTGGCGATCAAGGCGGACAGAAAACCCCTGTCCTGAATGATCGTCATGGCCGACGTGGTGTTGCGGCGCACCTTCTCGACCGTCTCGCCGAAGACCAGCAGCGAGTAGTGGTACTCGCCCATGACGAACTGACCTTGAATCAGCTCGTCAATGGCCTGCGTCATTTCCGCGATTTGCGTCGCGCTGCCGTCCTCGGCGTTCATCAACTGGCGTTGCTGCCGCTCCAGAAAGTCCTTGCCGTCGCGCTTGCTCATGAAGCTGAACGACTGCGTGATGACGTACTCGTAATCCTCGTACAGCAGACCGTTCAAGATGCCCGGCTCGGTGTGCGCCGAGTAGTCCTTGAAGTCGATGCCCATCGCGTAGCGCGTCTTCGTCGGCGAGCGGATTTCGATAGTCTCCGCGCCCACGAACACCCAGGCCGTGCCCAGGTAAGCGTTCAGCGGCCCGGCCGGCACGCGCACCTTCTGCCACTCGCCGGACACCAGGAAGTTCAAGAACTCCAGCGCCTGCGAGCACACGATGCCGTTCTCGTCCTCATAGGTGCGCAGTTCCTCGATGCCGGTTTTCTCGTCGGTGCCGTAGCGGCGCATGCTGGCCTCGACCTGATAGGCGATGTCGTCCAGCTTGCGGATGGCCGCCTTCTGATCCTTGAGGATTTCATCGACGGTGCGCCGCGCCGACTTCGCCATCGCCTTGCCGATCCGCGAGGGATTCGGCCGGTAGATGACCGTCAGATACAGCTCGTTCGCCATCATGCGATAGCCCACGAAGCTGTCGTAATACTTGCGATCCAGCTCGCGGCAAAAGTCGTTGTCGTACACGCCCTTGAGCCTGTCCGACGTGCGGCGGCGGACGTTGTGCGTCCACAGCGCCACGTTGCTGGTAGCGATGGAGCGCAGCAGCGTGTTGAGCTGTTCCTTGCGCCGCAGAATCTCGTCCGGCTCTGCCGTCTCGAAGCTGATGCCGGCCACGCGCCACACGCGCAGGAAATCGCCCTGCGTCGTGACGATGGTGTTCGGCGACACATGGCTGCTGTAAGGAATGAAGGGCGCAACCGCCCTTTCATTGTTCACTTGGTCGAAGTATTTAGGTTTTGGCAGGGCAGACATAAGTCCCTCTCACTTGCGTTTCGTGAAGGCAATCGGGCTGTAGGCCGATGCCTTCCAGAAGCGCCCGTTCTTGTTGCGGTTGATGACCCGGAACACGAATTTCAGGCCCAAGAGCCTGAATTGTTGATCGTCCGATTTGGCGATGATCCGCATCGTTATCACGATGGGAATCAGCGTGAAGGCGAACAGGATCGTCGTCCACACGCTGATGAGAACCACCACCCCGCCGACCACTGCGAGCGGCACCAACGGGACGCCGAACAGCATGGCCGGCCGGGTGCAACCCTTGAACAGCGGATCGCGCGGATCGAAGTCATCCATTGGTGCCGACATCGCGTGACCTCCCGCTTAGGACAGGAGGTAGCGGGCCAGCTCGGCCGCGCCGCCGATGAGCAGACCACCGGCCAGAATCTTGCCGACCTCGGCGATGTCGGCATGCTTGAACAGGAACTTGTAGCCCGCCCACATGATGGCGATGGTCACGGTCGTGATGGACACGCCGCGCAGCACGGCCAGCACGTTGTCCATGAAGGTGTTCACCTTGTCCAGCCCGCCAGTCTGCGCGAGCGCCGGCTCGGCCGCGAACAGCGCGGCCATCACCAGGAAGCCGAGCATCACGGCCATGCGGTTGTTGGAAGTGGTAGCAGTCGTCATTTCATTTGCTCCTGAAGTGAAAGAAAAAGGTAGCCGGTAGGCCGGCCGGCAAGCCGGTTGAAAAGCGTCCAATCTAGTTCATGCTGCAATGTTCTCCCCGTTATCCGTGCCTGCCGGATTATACAACAGGCCGCGCCAAAATAGTATATTTTGGCGAGCGTTTTTCTACTTTTTTGGCGTCTTGAGAACAAGCCGCGTAGGTGCCGCCGCGCGCTTCACCGTCGCCTTGGCTGCGGGCTTTGCGCCCTTCGCCTGCTTCGGTACAGGCTTGCCGGCCTGATCGTCCATGATGACCTTGCAGCCGTCTTTGAAGCCGCTGCAACCCCACCAGTAGCCGTACTGGCCCTTGCGGCGATACATCGGCTTGCCGCAGGACGGGCAAGGGGCCGTCTTGATCGCCACCGGCTGGCCCTTCTCGTCGTCCAGGAAGGTCTTGCACTCATCGTTCGTGCAGAACCACGCGAACGCGCCCTTGATGGGCTTGCCGCTTTCCTTGTCCTTCTTCTGGAAGCGCCGCAGCGGCGAGCTGCATTTCGGGCACGGGTGAACCTTCGGTTCCACCGGCCGCCCCTTGTCGTCGTCCATGAACGTCTTGCAGTCGTCGGTCGGGCAGAACCACCCCAGGCCGCCCGCCTTCTTCTTGTACCGCCGCAGGGGCGTGGAGCACTTCGGGCACGGGTGTTCCTTGCGTTCCACCGGCTTGCCGTCCACGTCGTCCAGGAAGGTCTTGCACTCGTCGTTCGTGCAGTACCAGATCGGCAGCTTGCCGGGCTTCTGGTACTTGCGCAGCCCGGCGCTGCACTTCGGGCACGCGAAGCGCGGCTTGAAGTCGCCGCCCTGGGCGATGGCGTCCAGCTCGGCCTTCAACTGATCGTAGGCCGGGGCCACCACGTCCAGGTACTCGCGCTCGCCTTCGGCGATGCGGTCGAGCTGCGATTCCAGCTCGCGCGTGAAAGCCAGCTCCATGAACTCGAAGCCGGCCTTCACCAGATGTTCCACCAGGATGGTGCCTGTCTCGGTCGGCACCAGATAACGCTTGTCTTCGACAAGGTAGCCGCGCGCCATGATGTTGCCCATGATCGCGGGATAGGTCGCCGGGCGGCCGATGCCTTCGTCTTCCAGCTTCTTGATGAGACTCGCTTTCGTGAAGCGCGGCGGTGCCTTCGTCACCTTGCGCAGCAGCTCGCCGCTGTCGGCCTGCTTCGCGCTGCCGACATCGAGCACCGGCACCTTGCCGGCGCTGTCCTCGGCCTCGTCGTCCGTCTTGTCTTCCACCGCGTCCTTCGCCGTCAGCACTCGCCATCCCTGTTCAATCAGGGTACGGCCCTTGGCCTTGAACTGGAACGGCTTCGCGCCATCGGTCGCTTCCAAGGTGACGCTGTTCACCTTGTAGCGGGCATCGGCCAGTTGCGAGGCAACCGTCCGCTTCCAGATGAGCGCATAGAGCTTGCGCTGATGCTCGTCCTCGCCGGCTTCCAGCACGTCGATATGGGCCGGCCTGATGGCCTCGTGCGCCTCTTGCGCGCCCGCCTTCGTCTTGAACTTGCGCGGCGCGTCCGGCAGCTTCCAGCCCTGCCCTTCGGCGTAGGCGCGCACCTCGGCGATGGCCTCGTCGCTGATGTTCACGCTGTCGGTGCGGATGTAGGTGATCGCGCCTTGCTCGAACAGCTTTTGCGCATCCTTCGCCGTCAGCTCGGGATCGCGCTTTAGCGTGACGCTCGCGGCTTGCAGCATGAGCGAGGTCGAGAAGCACGACGGCGGCGCTTCGCGCGCCGTGTCGGTGCCGGAGTCCAGCACCTTGAACTGGCGGCAGCCTGCGGCCTGCTTCGCCAGGGCTTCATCGAGGACATAGGGCACGTCCTCGGTGATGAATGGCTTCGTGTCCCACTCCGCTTTCCACACGCCGCCGTCGAACTTCACCACCGCGCCGAAGTGGTTCGTCTTCTTGAACGCCACGATGCGGCGCTCCAGGTCAACGACCAGTCGCACGGCCACGCTTTGCACGCGGCCGGCCGACAGGTTTTGCCCGAGCATGTTCGACAGCAGCGGCGACACCAGATAGCCGACGATGCGATCCAGTGCCCGCCGCGCTTCCTGGGCCTGCACAAGATCGGCGTCGATCTTGCGCGCCTGCGACAGTGCCGCCCGAATCGCCTTCTCGGTGATTTCATCGAACGTCACCCGTTCGTAGTCGCCTTCGTCCAGGCCGAGAGCGTCTTTCAGGTGCCACGCGATGGCTTCGCCCTCGCGGTCGGGATCGGTCGCCAGAAAGATCATGTCCGCCCTGCCGGACAGGGCGCGGATGCGGGCGACTCGTTCCTCGCCGCCTGGGAACGTCCGGCCCTGTACCTGGGCCGGAGGGATGTATTCGTACTGCAAGGCGAAGTCGGGCGCTTCCAGGCCGATGTCGTGCTTCGGCAGGTCGCGGACATGGCCCACGCTGGCGACGACTTTCCAGCCGTCGCCGAGGATGGATTCGATCTTCTTCACCTTGTTGGGGCTTTCCACGACCATGAGCTTCATCGTGTACCCCCTCAGAAGACGATGGCCGAGCGCGCCGGCTGCGCCGGTTGCTCGCCCTGGCTGGCCTTCGCGTCATCCTTGGCGACAGTCAGATCCGCCGCGGCGGATGCGCCTGTCACCACGGGCTTGAGCTGCGCGGGCGCTTCGCTCGCCCGGCGCAGCAGCACCGGGGCATGATCGGCAGGCGGCCCATCGCTCGCGCCCTGGGCCGTCACCTTGACCGGCCCGGAGCCGGCCGCCGTCACGCGCTGCGGGCGTGCTGCACCCGGCGCGATCGACGGAACGACCGGGATCGGCTTTGCCTCGACGTTGGCTTGCGCCAAGACCTTTTGCACATACGACGGCTCGCCGGCCTTGTCAGGCCGGAAGCCGCGCGTGAAGTTGCCCGAGTAGTAGCAGGAGAAGGCCGAGTGCAGCGCCCGTTGCCGGTCGCCCTCGGTGCGGGGCAAAGCCCGCGTGTAGCAGTCTTCGAGAATCTTCGAGCCGACGCGGATGTTCGCGCACGGCTCGAAGGCTTCTTCGTAGGTTAGGGAGTATTTCGGCAGGTTGTAGCGGTTGACCTGGGCAACCCCTACCGAGAAGTTCCAGCCAGCGGCTTCAAGAGCCTTGGCCGTCGCAACAGCTTCCGCTTGCGACTTGGGTTGACGTTGGAGCCTTCCGCCCACCACGCCGATGGCGTAGGGGTTGAAGCTCGATTCGACTTGCACGACGGCCGCCATCGTCTGCGGGGCCACCGTAGGGGCGCATTGCTGCGCCAAGACCATGAAATCCAGCATGTAACCGACTCCCTTTAGCGAGGAAACGGCTACCAATATACCATATTTTGGTCAGTGTTCACCCCCTTTTTTGGTCTTGCGCGCGGTGCGTGCCGGCTTCGCCTTCGAGCTTTGCGCCGGCTTGGCCGACTTCGGTCGCGGCGGCAGTTCCTGGTTGCGAAACAGCTCGAAGCTATCGGTCGGATAAGCCTCGCGCAGATGATCGTTCATACGTTTCAAGTCCTTGAAAACCTTCGGCATGTTCCGGTCGCGTCGGGTTGTCAAATACCACTCTTTTCCCTCAGCCCACTTCAAGAGAACGACGACATAGAAGCCCACTGGCGTTTCCATCACCTTGAGCTTGTCAAGGGTTTTTTGAAGTACGGCCAGCTCTAGATCGCCCTCCAGAATGCTGTTCTCGGGACTACATGGAGGAAGTTTCATGCTCGTCCTGTTTTCGTTCGGGTCGGTCATAGTCAAAAACGACTCACATTGTATCGCCAAAACACTATATTTTGGTAGTGGTTTCGGCTAATTACGGCTTAAAAAATGCTCCCTGCCCATGCTCGCCCGGCTACGCCGGGACGGGCTTTCGTGCTCCGCATCGAGCCTGCGGCCACGGCCTTGTCTCGCCCCATTCGGGCGTCAATCCCTCTCGGCAGCGCCTCCGGCGCTGGACGGCCCAACTGGTGACAACTGGCATCACCAGGTGAGCGTCCACAGTCGCCAAATTGTAGCAAGTTGGCGACAGTTTGAGTAGCAAAGACCCGTTCGCGTCACCAATCATTGCCTGCCTTTACATGGGGATAAACCCCCGTTCGGCCGGCTGCGCCGACATGGTGCCGCGCCCTGGCGTCGAAGACGCCCTTTCCCCCACCCTGCCCAGGGCAGGAAGGGGGCGGTGTGTAGGCCCGCGCAGCGGGCAACCAGTCCATGCACACCGCGACACGTCGCCGTGCTGCACACAAGCCCGCAGACTGCCGCCACGTCGGCAGACTGCACACAGCCGGGCCGGCTGGTTCATGCACGCTGCCCCCGCCGCTGGCGGTGGAGAAAGGCGGCTTTGCCGCTACGCAGCCGGCGCGGCCGTCTGGTTGTGCCGCCTGCGTCGGCCGTAGGGCGCTCGCGTTCCGCGCCCGCCCTTGGTGGCATGTCGTCATCGTCCGGTGGCGTTGCTCCACTGCGCACCTTTCGCCTGCCCTAGACGGTAGTCCAGCCATGCCGTCGCTCCAAGGGCCGGGCAAGCCCTGAAATCCTCACCCGTTCGCACTCGCTGCGCTCGCTTGCGCTGCGGCTTCCGGTTTCTCCCTTTCCGCGCCGTCCTGTCCGGCCCACCTACGGGCAATCACGGCGAAAGGCACTCAGCGGAGCAAGGTTCAACACCACAGGAGAAATGCGACATGACTCACCAACAAGTTCAGTTTGAAAAGCCGGCTCAAGCATCTAGCAGAGCAGAGGTTGAACAGCAGAAAACCGTCCTGTTTCACATCGAAGTCGTGAACACGAAGACGGGCCGCCGCGAGCGTCAAACAGCCTACCCGATGACCGAGAAGGAATGCAGCGTGATGGTCAGCAAGATGACCGCCTACCCCTGGCGCACCGTCGAGCTGGTGCCAGCCGAAGCGCCGACCTTCGAGGGCGAGCAGCGCGAAGCCGCATTCAAGACCGTTTGGCGCGACACGCATCGGGACTACCGGGGCCGGCTGGCCGACGGCTCGCTGTCGCTGATGAGCTGGGCGAAGTTCGGCGGCGGACTGGTGACGGCCGCGAGCATCACCGACGCCGAGCTGGCCGAGCGACTGGACGACGCGAAGCGCCGCGCACGCTGATTTTGTATTGCACTGGAGAGCCAACACCATGACCCGCACCGAATACCGCCAAGCCCGCCGATTGATCCGCGACAACGGCCGCGCCGCCATCAAGTGGATGGCCCCGCACGTCGCCGCCGCGATGGACGTTCTCACCTTCGGCCAGGGCAAAGACCGCCTCGCCGAGCGCGCGGACATCGTGGCCTATTGCCGCCGCGAGGGCATCGCCTGCAACCCCCGCCAAACCGCCTAACAGCACGACCAGGAGCGCACACCATGAACGAACTTTTCCAGGCATCCGACGTGATCCACACGCACACCCGCGCGCAGCTCATCGAGGACGGCGACCTGATCGACGTGAGCGAGACAGCCCGCGAGGCCGGCTTTACGGTGCCCGTCGCCATCACCCGCGCGGCCTGGGCCGATTGCGTCGAGTGGACGGCCGAAACCGACAAGCGCAAGACCACGATCCAGGACGAAGCCGGCCGCCTTTGGGACGTGATTTATATGGCCCGACTCGCCGCCCGCGTGCGTGGCGATCAACCCCGCCGCGTGTTCGAGCTGTACCGCGTGCCGGTGCAGGGCCGAGGCATCCGGCCGCGCCGCGTGGCGCTGGCGATGCACATCGGCCCCGGCGATGCCGGCGAGCCGGTTATCACCATCGGCCTGCCGAACGAAGACTAAGCCCGCAGGGTGCCCGACGAGGGCACCCGCTACCCGACACGACCAGGAGCGCACAACATGGCCCGATTCATCCCCGAGAACGCCGAAACCCGCGAATTTCCCGCCGCCGCCGTGGTGGCCTACTGCTACGAGAGCAAGCGCGGCCCCGCGCTGCTGGCCTACAAGGGCCGCCAGTCGAAGCCGGCGCGCTTCCTGGCGTTCGGCAGCG from Variovorax sp. PBL-H6 encodes:
- a CDS encoding type IV secretion system protein encodes the protein MDPMVFQFIGETVQNATNAFVTPAATNLMYALQMIAITGVTLYIVLTGYAISTGAIESPFWTFVKQCVKIVIIAAFALTVDGYANGVMGALNGLETGLADAMNTSGGPPAANIYQVLDQSLGKGLEIVAQCFQKADEAGWNFGAVLGWAIAGVVVALGTVLVSMLGGAVVIVAKFSLAIVFALGPLFILALMFPATAKFFDSWFGQAMNYILTIVIMAIIMTFAMRAYDAFIAGADFSGSGDSNPMFAALQIGALTGVLVWIILQAGGIASGLAGGVSMAAMGIRHLAMPVTGGLRGAKGVGNMVNPMTTRRDMQSGMMVTARRANHLVAGNTMWNPAYRQHVMQNMGKNWGRASGGTVKQ
- a CDS encoding VirB4 family type IV secretion/conjugal transfer ATPase, which translates into the protein MSALPKPKYFDQVNNERAVAPFIPYSSHVSPNTIVTTQGDFLRVWRVAGISFETAEPDEILRRKEQLNTLLRSIATSNVALWTHNVRRRTSDRLKGVYDNDFCRELDRKYYDSFVGYRMMANELYLTVIYRPNPSRIGKAMAKSARRTVDEILKDQKAAIRKLDDIAYQVEASMRRYGTDEKTGIEELRTYEDENGIVCSQALEFLNFLVSGEWQKVRVPAGPLNAYLGTAWVFVGAETIEIRSPTKTRYAMGIDFKDYSAHTEPGILNGLLYEDYEYVITQSFSFMSKRDGKDFLERQQRQLMNAEDGSATQIAEMTQAIDELIQGQFVMGEYHYSLLVFGETVEKVRRNTTSAMTIIQDRGFLSALIATATDSAFYAQLPCNWSYRPRVAGLTSKNFAGLCSFHNFRAGKRDGNPWGQAVTLFKTPSGQPLYFNFHYSKGDEDAFDKKVLGNTRVIGQSGAGKTVLLNMLLCQSQKYKPRSPVGFTTVFFDKDRGAELLIRAIGGKYLAVRNGQPTGFNPFQMEANETNILFLEKLIRVLVSAGGERVTTADDARISHAVRTVMKMPKEIRRLSVVLQNITEGTDKEDRENSVAKRLARWCVDDGHGKRGPFWWVLDNATDLIDFTTHANYGFDGTHFLDNNDVRTPISMYLLHRMDSVIDGRRFVYFMDEAWKWVDAEAFADFAGDKQLTIRKQNGLGVFATQMPSSMLKSKIAASLVQQVATEIYLPNPKADFTEYTEGFKCTPSEFEIIKTMGEESRMFLVKQGHQSMIGRFDLSDVKDADGNTVISFGDELAILSGSSDNVELLDEILAEVGDDPEVWVPVFHQRRKARVASSKQQER
- the topA gene encoding type I DNA topoisomerase, encoding MKLMVVESPNKVKKIESILGDGWKVVASVGHVRDLPKHDIGLEAPDFALQYEYIPPAQVQGRTFPGGEERVARIRALSGRADMIFLATDPDREGEAIAWHLKDALGLDEGDYERVTFDEITEKAIRAALSQARKIDADLVQAQEARRALDRIVGYLVSPLLSNMLGQNLSAGRVQSVAVRLVVDLERRIVAFKKTNHFGAVVKFDGGVWKAEWDTKPFITEDVPYVLDEALAKQAAGCRQFKVLDSGTDTAREAPPSCFSTSLMLQAASVTLKRDPELTAKDAQKLFEQGAITYIRTDSVNISDEAIAEVRAYAEGQGWKLPDAPRKFKTKAGAQEAHEAIRPAHIDVLEAGEDEHQRKLYALIWKRTVASQLADARYKVNSVTLEATDGAKPFQFKAKGRTLIEQGWRVLTAKDAVEDKTDDEAEDSAGKVPVLDVGSAKQADSGELLRKVTKAPPRFTKASLIKKLEDEGIGRPATYPAIMGNIMARGYLVEDKRYLVPTETGTILVEHLVKAGFEFMELAFTRELESQLDRIAEGEREYLDVVAPAYDQLKAELDAIAQGGDFKPRFACPKCSAGLRKYQKPGKLPIWYCTNDECKTFLDDVDGKPVERKEHPCPKCSTPLRRYKKKAGGLGWFCPTDDCKTFMDDDKGRPVEPKVHPCPKCSSPLRRFQKKDKESGKPIKGAFAWFCTNDECKTFLDDEKGQPVAIKTAPCPSCGKPMYRRKGQYGYWWGCSGFKDGCKVIMDDQAGKPVPKQAKGAKPAAKATVKRAAAPTRLVLKTPKK
- a CDS encoding virB8 family protein, coding for MFGRKNRATEPAPSAEPEKSKGEKLHEAALNWEASRVLLVEKSERRAWTIATFAVVCVVLLVVAIALMLPLKENTPYVIRVDNTTGVPDIVTAMDTKGVRFDEVMDKYWLAQYVRSHETYDWYTLQKDYDTVGLLSSARVGQEYAALFEGKDALDKKYGNSVRVSVEIVSVVPNGKGIGTVRFIKTTKRVDDPNSPGTVTKWVATVAYEYRNPSLIRESARLVNPFGFQVLSYRVDPEMGVAQ
- a CDS encoding type IV secretion system protein VirB3, which codes for MDDFDPRDPLFKGCTRPAMLFGVPLVPLAVVGGVVVLISVWTTILFAFTLIPIVITMRIIAKSDDQQFRLLGLKFVFRVINRNKNGRFWKASAYSPIAFTKRK
- the virB5 gene encoding P-type DNA transfer protein VirB5 encodes the protein MKMKALVAALAITMAGAASAQIPVTDGASIANSIQQQIETMAKWKMQYDQMVSQIDQMKQQYQSLTGSRGLGNILNNPALRDYLPSDWQGVYDSVKTGGYAGLSGRAASIYSQSKIFDSCAHITVSDQKKLCEARAVKSAQDQAFALDAYDKAKSRLNQIDSLMAKINDTPDPKAIAELQGRIAAEQAMIQNEQTKLQLYAMVAQAEDKIQQQQQRELQARTWAARKGIQATPITFGTP
- a CDS encoding DUF6573 family protein, which gives rise to MNELFQASDVIHTHTRAQLIEDGDLIDVSETAREAGFTVPVAITRAAWADCVEWTAETDKRKTTIQDEAGRLWDVIYMARLAARVRGDQPRRVFELYRVPVQGRGIRPRRVALAMHIGPGDAGEPVITIGLPNED
- a CDS encoding TrbC/VirB2 family protein, whose protein sequence is MTTATTSNNRMAVMLGFLVMAALFAAEPALAQTGGLDKVNTFMDNVLAVLRGVSITTVTIAIMWAGYKFLFKHADIAEVGKILAGGLLIGGAAELARYLLS
- a CDS encoding lytic transglycosylase domain-containing protein, giving the protein MLDFMVLAQQCAPTVAPQTMAAVVQVESSFNPYAIGVVGGRLQRQPKSQAEAVATAKALEAAGWNFSVGVAQVNRYNLPKYSLTYEEAFEPCANIRVGSKILEDCYTRALPRTEGDRQRALHSAFSCYYSGNFTRGFRPDKAGEPSYVQKVLAQANVEAKPIPVVPSIAPGAARPQRVTAAGSGPVKVTAQGASDGPPADHAPVLLRRASEAPAQLKPVVTGASAAADLTVAKDDAKASQGEQPAQPARSAIVF
- a CDS encoding EexN family lipoprotein, whose protein sequence is MKKNVVMMLAAVAALALAGCKEDKPQEVVQTVEWFKEHKAEREAQLAKCKSNPGELAATPNCVNASRADSSSTWSARGGAIKVAPLSAPSSAAPAKTEGNNK